The genomic region caaaaaacggATGCGGTCAGGTGTCAAAAACCGATTTTCCTGTCAGAATCAACCGATGtcccgctaggcgatttcgagcaaatcgtcccaAAAAAATGTCCTAACCGCttggcagctcgaaatatcgtcttttgaatcgaaagattcgactCCCGGTAGGGATTCAGTTCCCCACCACTAGTCTGTTGTGCTGTGAGTGAAATAAGCCCTATTGGTACATCGGTTGTCATGTtcgttgtaaacaaaacaaaacggcgTTTAAAAACAGTGGAACGATGGAGTTCGCGAAGAAAAAGTGCGGAATTTGTGGCGCCGGTGGTTCAAACCTGCGTCCCAACCTAGTGACGCTCAAGACCAAGTTCTCGGGGACAACTGTGTACCAGCTGATGGAACGCTTCATCGAATATGATCTGTCGGAGTTGGGCACCGACATGGCCGAATCTGCTGCCTGCAACGAGTGCTACGCGAAACTGAACGATTACGATGCTGCTTACACGAAAGCACTTATTATACAGAAAGAACTGCTGGATCTCTTGAAAAACAGCCCACTGGGAATTGCCCCGGACTTGGAGGTTCTGGATTACTATGAATACGAAGAAGAAATGGACAGCGACTCGCAAGTTCCCTTGCGCGAAGTCGAcaaagttgaaaaagaaaatgatgatcCGCAACCAAAGTCACTTCGTTCGGAAGAAGCGGGTGGTGCAACATTACTCTTGCAGGGACAGCTTAACGCTGAAGAATCAACCCCGTCTTCCGGAGTTAGCTGGAAGTGTAACGCATGTGGACAGCAGTTTAAAAATCTAAGCGAAATGCAAGaacataaacatttgaaaGTTGAAAACGACAGCGATGATACGAATGAGCCTGACCTTTCAATTGAATCTCTACAGTCGCCCTATCAGGATGAGACCGGCGATATCATGGAGGAATCGGACGATATTCAATATGACACAGCGGATGATGGTCCGGCGGCAGCATTTATCATTGAAAAACTTGATGAAGAggacatcgaaagtttggaagAACTGCCAGCTAAAACTAAACGGTCAAGAGAGTGTTATTATTGTGAcgagtttttctcttttcaagAATCTTTCAAGGTTGGAAAAGGTTGAATGCTTGTTAAAAGCTGTTTAGATTactctgttttttcttcttttatttcgCAGGAGCATATGGACACTGTACATTCCATGGAGAATGGGCAACACAAATGTAAAATCTGTGGCTTCTTGGCAAAAACGCGGGCCGCACTATGCAATCatttttcaacccatttccGGGCACCCATAAAATGTAAGATATGTCAGAAGGAGTTCCACCAAAAAGCAACACTCGTCAGACATATGGCTATTCACACGCGCAAGACGGCATACAGTTGTAAATTGTGTGACAAAAGCTACATCCACTACTCGTCCTACTACATGCATCAGCTGGCGCACCACAATATCAGGTCGAAGAAATGCGAAATTTGTGGCTATGAGCTACGATCAACTTCGCATCTCAAGCGACACATGAGGGTAAGTTCGAACAACGAGAGGGATATAGAACGCCCGCCAAACGTGGTACtattttttctgtgttttatttttcttttcagacACACTCGGGAGAAAAACCATTCGAATGTCCTGAGTGTggacaaaagttttcccaaagGTAAGTCTGCTAGCGAGAAGCTAACATCGTATCGAGCTCATCGTTTATGATCCCAATTTCAGATACAACATGATAACGCATTTGAATGGCCATAAAGGAATAACGCGCAAAACAGCCAGAACATTCATTTGCAAACTGTGCGATAAAAGATCCGACCGCAAGATGATGCTGAGACAACATTTGCAGGTAGAACATGGTATTTCGAGCGAAACAGAGTTAGAGAAATCAATGCAGGTTGACATTGCTGGGacgtaaataaatgaaatcacAACTAGACGACACAGTTTGGTTCACAAAGGGTTtagaaaacagaaaatcttTAAAAGCCCCGCCGGTTCCGGACgatatatttcaaaatatagAGGTAAGAGGTTAATGACTTCAAATGAAGCAGAATTAGTCACGTGGATCTTTCTGCCTATTTTGTATCAATGTTTTTCTGTCGaatctaattaaaaaaaaaaaaaagttattggCGAACATAAATTTCGCCAATCTAGAAAAATATACCATACCGAACAAATACCATTACATAGAAAACTAAATCAGTAATTAAATTGTAATTGTTTATATGGTAAGAAGTTGTTTATGTTattccttttccatttttgcctCTTAGTTCTAAGTTGTTGAAATCGTAAAATGAAGTAATATACAAATCATCTGGATATAACCAATTTTTTCATATCATCTGACCATCGAAGTGCAGCTTACCAAGTCAATCTTCTACTTCTGTCGGTATACCAGTTAACTTTTTAATCATGTGCGACAATAACAAATTGAGGAGCACTAAGGTTGACGTCTTCTACGAGAATTCACGTACTGTTTCGAAAGGCATTTGAGTCCCCAT from Anopheles coustani chromosome 3, idAnoCousDA_361_x.2, whole genome shotgun sequence harbors:
- the LOC131271607 gene encoding zinc finger protein 107-like yields the protein MEFAKKKCGICGAGGSNLRPNLVTLKTKFSGTTVYQLMERFIEYDLSELGTDMAESAACNECYAKLNDYDAAYTKALIIQKELLDLLKNSPLGIAPDLEVLDYYEYEEEMDSDSQVPLREVDKVEKENDDPQPKSLRSEEAGGATLLLQGQLNAEESTPSSGVSWKCNACGQQFKNLSEMQEHKHLKVENDSDDTNEPDLSIESLQSPYQDETGDIMEESDDIQYDTADDGPAAAFIIEKLDEEDIESLEELPAKTKRSRECYYCDEFFSFQESFKEHMDTVHSMENGQHKCKICGFLAKTRAALCNHFSTHFRAPIKCKICQKEFHQKATLVRHMAIHTRKTAYSCKLCDKSYIHYSSYYMHQLAHHNIRSKKCEICGYELRSTSHLKRHMRTHSGEKPFECPECGQKFSQRYNMITHLNGHKGITRKTARTFICKLCDKRSDRKMMLRQHLQVEHGISSETELEKSMQVDIAGT